Below is a window of Solanum stenotomum isolate F172 chromosome 7, ASM1918654v1, whole genome shotgun sequence DNA.
CAGCGCTTTGGCTTCTGGGATATTTGGCGCTTCGCCTAACAAATTTTTACTTCGCCGTGTTTTACAGAACTTCTTAGCAGCTGTGGATATTCAAAAGGCAATGACCATCGGGGTCGCCGATCAGGTGGGTGAATCGTCAAAAACTTCCTGAGCTTGCCGAGTTTTACCAACTCCAGGCTCAAAGGGTGCCTTGTGTTAAATAGCAAAATAGCATTAATCACCACCGTCTTCGGCAACCCGCCAACTGGGTCTGCTGCTTACCATTCTGCACCTCTTTGGCACCTATCACACTTCAATCTGTAAAACGAAGACACTATTATTTTACTGTTATGCAAATATAAGATAATatggggttttgggttgcctcccaaacaacaccttagttaacgtcgtggcacgacacaattcaatatttattcTTCATCCTCGGAGTCGCCCATGTTATAATTAGGTGAATCCTCGGCGAATGGTGGGTATTGTCATGATATCAAGTGGCCGATTTGAGCATCTTGCAGTTGAATTGTCATGGAGTGAGAGGCTGACGCTTTGTTTAGCATTGCGATGTTCTCTTTCATCTCATTCAACATCTTCACATgtgcctcaatcttttgttgAATGAGTGACAGGGCTTCATCATCATGTATACCTTTATGTTTCTTCCCATGTTTACATTCTCAAAGGGAGGATTGTTTTTAATTCCCTATGGCTTGTACCTCCAATTCCGTGACTCGGGTGGATAGAGCATTCAACTGGGTAACTAGTGCATCCCACTCTTGCTTCTTTTTGGCTTCTTCGTTGGCTTCTACCATGTCATCAAGGAGTTTTGCTACAACTTCATAGGGCTGGTGTAGCATACTGCCCTCCTAAAATTTATCGGCTATATCTCAATTCTCGGGTCCTAAACCCCTGTTAAAGCACACCAGTAGCCCCTTGTCTGTCATCCCGTGAGAAGGGCATGGTTGCAGCACCGCTTGAAACTTCAGCCACATTTTCTGAATCGTTTCATCCCCTACCTGTTTAAAGGTCAAGAGGTTGTCCCTGAGGTTCAATAGTGTAACAACtcagaaaatgatagagtgaaagtagagcctcacatgtgagtttggagtcgagaacttaatgaaatgattatatttgaatttgacccaaaagttcttaaaaatgtgcttcggaagttaccggaaacttgtttagctgtatattaaaagatccgtttcgtttttcgaaaatccgacttcatattcttgtttagggggtcaaattgagtgggaaatgggtctaacccaaattttagagcaaccgtatcaaaatccgaaatttccaagtgaagcctttttcgagggtctactttggagggtcatatctcctagcacacaaattatttgggtggccaataatatatccatggaaagccctttgagttagctacctaactcacttcgtttcacctcattcggagttcggacgaagaagttatgcccattttcgtaaaatctgtccggcagaaaaaggcaaattccagtagctgattttactgttcatttactgttcacccgcctgaaattttttctaagtgttggaccatttttttcaaaggacttatattatttcctatataccattagttcattcccatccctaaaaacatttccctctctacaatcctccatttaagaagaagaagaagtgggagctagggctttggattcaaggctttcttcatcaaatttcgtgggagatcatagcaaaggtatggtggtcttgatccttgtctaattttccattcaaggagccaaatccaaagttatttcaaagtatgaaaaatctaggttttcactcaatctcatgggttcttccaccaaatggttttaaaaggtttctaatggcactttatggttatattgttgttgtattgacgatttaagatgaaaatactccatgaacccatgatttctctctattcctagtttatgcctttatgaagtgggttgctagataatgaatgtatatgaatcaaacttgtttaaaggtctttagattgttgaagtatgtcattacccatgcttattttatggtgtattgttggtgtattggtatgtgaggcttatggccttaaaggcatagtatgagaaattggagtgttatcatgacattatacgaatgagaattcaatgaagataatgtgatcatgttatgaatgtaaaggtgttgttgtaggttgttcactggtttggttgcataattactaccctattttccatgctctttgattccattacatgccttcaaggtgtttgacaaaatgtccaactatggagaattgatgaatcgatgctttaaagtttgagttatgagatgtatggaaatccagagatgtgttgatgacactcatgaatgttgatgatataatatgaaggattcttcaatataaagtataccttgaattggtagggcttatgcatcattttcttgtataaatgattatattgttgattgttgaatccttggatcggtaggcttatggcacccttccacacatgcttataatgaaccttggatcggtaggctaatggcacccttccattaatgataagtaatgaaccttggattcggtaggcctatggcacctttccataaaggttaatgatgagacttgaatcggtaggcccatggcaccctttcaagaggagttaatgagctttcctaaatgtaccttgaatcggtaggcttatggcaccctttcatgtgttaaataatgtaccttgaatcggtaggcttatggcaccctttcatgtgtgatgatgtcaaagtaatgaactattctatgggaatgtaggctaagcaccgagcggatttggttagatggaaactcccccgacagttaggcatgagtttcaatgatcgtctaccttatcccataaactatgtgcccgcataggaagctagtggatccattaagctatatataccggtcttccttaggcaagtagaccacctcttttcggtgtggggactcatgacaccggattccatgacaagctctcatggtctatgtcggttaaacgcttacttcccatcatgtgagatttcattatggtttcttgacaggttctacaaagtgtaggtagtagtatgggatgctacctatacattgcacgagtaggcttggagagggtcatagtgagtttctctaaatcctaatgactgtgacatgaatgtaccctaaatgaggttattaaagaatgttggctcttaaatgcttaatatgttatgcatgttatacttgggttatattacgagttattttcccttgtcatgtcttaattaatgatatacctcttatgtatgaatattgtgcaaaggtgaaagaaaggaatgataagttactttaagtgacctaaatgtggtgccttagtatggatggtggtatgggacgtcatccatacattgcacgaggtatagcataagggtttcttgaggtgaaggtccaaggtaaaggttttcatgttgatattgtttaaaggtgatattatgacttacttgatgttatgcttgtcttgtatgtcttttatgctattgttcatgatatttcaaaaaggtggcataatgcatggtttctaactaaaatgtccctttttaagcatgttttgcatggtcatcatacttagtacattttgtgtactaacccatattcttcatatttttactataagtgtaggttccggcaagtgatccctcctagctagtttgaagtgttggattgctttcctccaagacttggtatgtcctcatggattcgaggacaagacttttaagttcttttgttcatgtaatagacttcttttgattgtaaagggccgtgtccctacttatgttttgcgactgtgtctaagatggccatgtgagacttagacttccgctgtgtgtttttaaagttgttttaagaagtttaaatgtgtggatgtaaataagtttttttttattattccgcactattttcattattgaatgcaatgaatgactatgtggcttgtataagaccccttcggggtcgagtacgccttgttacgacttgggggtgctcccgggtcgtgacaaacatggtatcagagcataagattttggaaattttttttttaggatcgATGTCTCACatgccacatctagtagagtcttgttcatcggtgtgagtcgcgacacatctatgagcgagaggctataggatgctagaagttacacttctttcatattcttaaagtcgtgccttagagtgtggttctataagtgttcttatccttatccttctcttgtgtttataggatatgaatacaagaggGAGACCCGCAAGGAGAGTAGGAGAAGAGGATGTGAATGAGGAAGTTCCTCCCCAAGTTGTGCAAAATGGTCAAGGTGTGCAATGCAATCAAGTTCCTATAGGTGAGCAAGAGAATGAGGTTCCGGTGGTTCCCCCGGATATGaccaatgaagagattaggtcgGCTTTCTTAATCTTGGCCCGAGCCATGGCGGCTCAAGCGACTAGAGAtatggggcctagggtgaatgctaatgagggtactatggcttctaagttgagagactttgtgaggatgaatcctccggtgTTTCTAGGTTctaaggtgggagaggatccccaagaatttttggatgaagtgtataaggtagtgagtgctatgggggtgacttcaaGAGAAAAGGCGGAGCTTGCctcctatcaattgaaagatgttgcccaaatttggttcactcaatggaaggcTAATAGGCCGGTGGGAGCGgatcctatagaatgggaggagtttaaggaagctttccttggtaggtactttccccgtgagatgagggagtgtaaggttgaggagtttatcaatcttcggcaaggtaatatgagtgtgcaagagtattccttgaggtttacccaattgtctaagtatgccccatctttggtgtcaaaccctagggatgagatgagtaggtttgtgacCGGCGTATCCGACCTAGTCAAGGAAGAGTGCCATACGGCAATGCTCCATAatgacatgaacatttctaggctcatagtgtatgctcaatccattgaggagtccaaacttaagaggatgAATAGGAATGTGAAGAGGGGTAGATCCGATGAGCAAagtcaacctaggttcaagaagagggcTCAAGATCAAGATTTttcaagtgctcctaaggttaACCAAGATAAAGGTGGTGGATCTCAATTTTCTAAACCTACTTGCACCACTTGTGGCAAGAGGCActatgggaagtgcctagccggtactaatggatgctatggttgtgggaagAATGATCACAAGGTGAAAGATTGTCCTACTTTTACGGCTAGAGGAAGGGAGGCAAAGCAAGCTTCTAAAGATGGAACGGTTCCTATTCCTCCAAATTATGGtcgtttctatgctctccaagctagCAAGGACAAGGAAGCTAATCCGAATGAAGGCGCCGGTAAGTTTTAGTTCCTTATGGTCATGAATGTCTTGATGAGGTTTCTATGGtgttgtttttcatgtttgccttaattgggttttcttctaagtgggggatggtaggTTGAATagcaaggttgttgagagtgttgatatccttatctcattccttctattcttattcaagcttgaggccaagagttcctagtagcttgttttatgttttggagtcttgggtgaaaatgagtttccatggtctccttatgttatgcatgtcctatttgaattcttgttaaatgataaaatgagttttcataaacgTGTTCCTCgtgttgatgtgcatttagttgagttgtctatatgcttcatgaggataaatgttgaacatgcttaaATGTTGCATGAGTTGATTTATTAGGCATGCTTAAATGTGTTCTTGAGAATGTTGCATAATTGTACTTTTgtgagaaaattgcataatgtgcctaATAATTTTGGGATGAGTGTGATGTaaattggagaaggaagttcatccaatgaaatgagaaatggtaaagCTTGATGCATAAGGAATTGGTAGATGTATTCCtaatttcttgaattgcatgaagttgtTTGAGCCtcattgatgtggagttgatgtttcctccgaTATTTATGTACttgtattgatgttgtatgCATGTTGATGGGCTGTATACTTGAGTTGTTACCccttatgtgtttaaagtgtcattcgaggacgaatgttcctaagtgggggataatgtaacgactcggaaaatgatagagtgaaactagagcctcacatgtgagtttggagtcgagaacttaatgaaatgattatatttgaatttgacccaaaagttcttaaaaatgtgcttcggaagttaccggaaacttgtttagctgtatattaaaagatccgtttcgtttttcgaaaatccgacttcatattcttgtttagggggtcaaattgagtgggaaatgggtctaacccaaattttagagcaaccgtatcaaaatccgaaatttccaagtgaagcctttttcgagggtctactttggagggtcatatctcctagcacacaaattatttgggtggccaataatatatccatggaaagccctttgagttagctacctaactcacttcgtttcacctcattcggagttcggacgaagaagttatgcccattttcgtaaaatctgtccggcagaaaaaggcaaattccagtagctgattttactgttcatttactgttcacccgcctgaaattttttctaagtgttggaccatttttttcaaaggacttatattatttcctatataccattagttcattcccatccctaaaaacatttccctctctacaatcctccatttaagaagaagaagaagtgggagctagggctttggattcaaggctttcttcatcaaatttcgtgggagatcatagcaaaggtatggtggtcttgatccttgtctaattttccattcaaggagccaaatccaaagttatttcaaagtatgaaaaatctaggttttcactcaatctcatgggttcttccaccaaatggttttaaaaggtttctaatggcactttatggttatattgttgttgtattgacgatttaagatgaaaatactccatgaacccatgatttctctctattcctagtttatgcctttatgaagtgggttgctagataatgaatgtatatgaatcaaacttgtttaaaggtctttagattgttgaagtatgtcattacccatgcttattttatggtgtattgttggtgtattggtatgtgaggcttatggccttaaaggcatagtatgagaaattggagtgttatcatgacattatacgaatgagaattcaatgaagataatgtgatcatgttatgaatgtaaaggtgttgttgtaggttgttcactggtttggttgcataattactaccctattttccatgctctttgattccattacatgccttcaaggtgtttgacaaaatgtccaactatggagaattgatgaatcgatgctttaaagtttgagttatgagatgtatggaaatccagagatgtgttgatgacactcatgaatgttgatgatataatatgaaggattcttcaatataaagtataccttgaattggtagggcttatgcatcattttcttgtataaatgattatattgttgattgttgaatccttggatcggtaggcttatggcacccttccacacatgcttataatgaaccttggatcggtaggctaatggcacccttccattaatgataagtaatgaaccttggattcggtaggcctatggcacctttccataaaggttaatgatgagacttgaatcggtaggcccatggcaccctttcaagaggagttaatgagctttcctaaatgtaccttgaatcggtaggcttatggcaccctttcatgtgttaaataatgtaccttgaatcggtaggcttatggcaccctttcatgtgtgatgatgtcaaagtaatgaactattctatgggaatgtaggctaagcaccgagcggatttggttagatggaaactcccccgacagttaggcatgagtttcaatgatcgtctaccttatcccataaactatgtgcccgcataggaagctagtggatccattaagctatatataccggtcttccttaggcaagtagaccacctcttttcggtgtggggactcatgacaccggattccatgacaagctctcatggtctatgtcggttaaacgcttacttcccatcatgtgagatttcattatggtttcttgacaggttctacaaagtgtaggtagtagtatgggatgctacctatacattgcacgagtaggcttggagagggtcatagtgagtttctctaaatcctaatgactgtgacatgaatgtaccctaaatgaggttattaaagaatgttggctcttaaatgcttaatatgttatgcatgttatacttgggttatattacgagttattttcccttgtcatgtcttaattaatgatatacctcttatgtatgaatattgtgcaaaggtgaaagaaaggaatgataagttactttaagtgacctaaatgtggtgccttagtatggatggtggtatgggacgccatccatacattgcacgaggtatagcataagggtttcttgaggtgaaggtccaaggtaaaggttttcatgttgatattgtttaaaggtgatattatgacttacttgatgttatgcttgtcttgtatgtcttttatgctattgttcatgatatttcaaaaaggtggcataatgcatggtttctaactaaaatgtccctttttaagcatgttttgcatggtcatcatacttagtacattttgtgtactaacccatattcttcatacttttactataagtgtaggttccggcaagtgatccctcctagctagtttgaagtgttggattgctttcctccaagacttggtatgtcctcaaggattcgaggataagatttttaagttcttttgttcatgtaatagacttcttttgattgtaaagggccgtgtccctacttatgttttgcgactatgtctaagatggccatgtgagacttagacttccggtgtgtgtttttaaagttgtttcaagaagtttaaatgtgtggatgtaaataagtttttttttttattattccgcactattttcattattgaatgcaatgaatgactatgtggcttgtataagactccttcggggtcgagtacgccttgttacgacttgggggtgctcctgggtcgtgacaaatagtTTCAAAAAGGGATGATTCGTGTGGTATCCATAATGATTTTCCATCCTTAGGTCCTTGCTTTGATATTCAAACTAGAAAATAAAACTACAATTTAGAttagtaaaactaaaattataaaGAATCAAAAATTTCATTCAACTACAAGTTCCCAtataacaccactccctggcagcagcgccattttgatacttatcgtgaccaacgacactaacctatggtatgagtgtctacgatcgtcgatagtatagtaacccaactaaaggctGGGGTCGTGTCTCAAGGGAGTAGTTTTGAGAAttggtagaaaaataaaattaagctctaactagtcgtagctaaagacattaacgaacaaaaacatggtaaagtaaagggggtgacacaaaagtgtcaaatatcaattgggggttttgtcacaagtagtaaaaacaacaaaaataacaagaaaatgaagtatGGGTAagaattcttggggtgtgaccgcaatacaagttgagataagtagttgggtacatgcttttgaaaggaaatttgtaagataatagtgactaggctaagctttaaatggaaataagttccctctcgggcaacttaccccgtttcaaatgtgttcctctcggacacctatTTACTGCATGAAGACCAGTCTACGCCTTACCCTACTCACTCTCTCTAGCAGAGTGTTAAGATATgagactagggctcaccctctcgggctgaacctctgTCGACCCattccttaggccatcaatctagtggtcttggttttgcGACCTCCCTCTCAAGCAAGCTGAAAatacatgggtggctttgtatttgcaactacaaacccttttggttaaaccacaaccactaggtgaaataaccattaaactacatctaacttATCAGCAAGGAAGACCCAActataatatcaacacatatttgctaaatcacacacCAAGATaagggtttttagccacacatcaagaaataacaaaatacacctataATGATAgtgaaatcaaatgggtataagaaattaaacattgatttaagcaaaggaagaagaatggagaagacccacttccaacttagGGAA
It encodes the following:
- the LOC125869692 gene encoding uncharacterized protein LOC125869692, translated to MSRIAECMLGHLVPCQVIHQALFSSLFSIGDSALASGIFGASPNKFLLRRVLQNFLAAVDIQKAMTIGVADQDMNTRGRPARRVGEEDVNEEVPPQVVQNGQGVQCNQVPIGEQENEVPVVPPDMTNEEIRSAFLILARAMAAQATRDMGPRVNANEGTMASKLRDFVRMNPPVFLGSKVGEDPQEFLDEVYKVVSAMGVTSREKAELASYQLKDVAQIWFTQWKANRPVGADPIEWEEFKEAFLGRYFPREMRECKVEEFINLRQGNMSVQEYSLRFTQLSKYAPSLVSNPRDEMSRFVTGVSDLVKEECHTAMLHNDMNISRLIVYAQSIEESKLKRMNRNVKRGRSDEQSQPRFKKRAQDQDFSSAPKVNQDKGGGSQFSKPTCTTCGKRHYGKCLAGTNGCYGCGKNDHKVKDCPTFTARGREAKQASKDGTVPIPPNYGRFYALQASKDKEANPNEGAGSGK